DNA sequence from the Tissierella sp. MB52-C2 genome:
GCTTTTTTATACAAAAAAACTGCATAAATAATACAACTATTTATGCAGCCGAACGATCATTTTTATCCTTAGATAATTTTAGACTCAGGCTTTGCGTCACTAGGTTTCCCTAGCTTTGCCCTGGAAATACAGGAATTTCGCTAAATTAATTTAATTTATTTATTTCCTGTTACATTATGTTTTTAATTGTCAAATTTTAGATTGTATTTACCATATCAAACATTGGTATTGCCATTGCTATTACTATAAATCCTATTATTAGAGCCATGACTATTAACATTATTGGCTCCATTAGTGTTGTCAGTCTTTGTAAAGCTACTTCTACTTCATCGTCATAGAAGTCTGCTGTCTTATATAATATATCGTCTAATGCTCCTGATTCTTCACCTACTTTTATCATTGAATCAACCATTGGTGGAAATATTCTTGTTTCTGATACTGCATTTGATAAAGTCGCTCCTTTTCTTATATCTTCCATGGATTTTTCCAGTCTATTTTCTACTACTTTATTTCCCACTACTCTACCTACCACTTCTATGGACTCCAATAGTGGTATACCACTAGACATAAGTGTTGATAATGTTCTTGTAAATCTTGATGTTATTATCTTTACATTAGTATCCTTTACTACTGGTATCTTTAATTTTATAGTATCCAATGTTATTCTTCCAGATGGTGTTTCTTTATATAATATGAGCCCAGCCACAGCTAAAATTACTCCTCCTAAGAATAAATACCAAAACTCTGTTAGCCAATTGCTTATATTTAGTAGTATTTGTGTAGGTAATGGCAGGGCCTGCCCACTACTTTCAAACATTCCAATAAATGTAGGCATTACTGCTATAAGTAAAAATATAACTACACCTATGGACACTATACTAAGAATTATTGGATATATCATGGCTGATTTAATTTTGTTTTCCAATTTGTTTTCCTTTTCAAAATGAACTGCCATTCTTTCCATTATAGTATCTAAGTTTCCACTTACTTCCCCTGCTTGAACCATATTTATAAGGAGACCAGGAAATACTTTTTTATGTTTTCTCATGCTTTCTGATAATGTAAATCCTTTTTGTACACTTTCATAGACACCGCTTAAAGCCTTAATTAGGGCTTTATTTTGAGATTGTTTCTCTAATATTTCTAAACATTTTACTATACCTATTCCTGCATCTAGCATGGTGTAAAATTGTCGGCAAAATACTGCTAAATCTTTTTTCTTAACTTTTTTAGAAAATAAATCTATTTTAGCATCTGATTCTATATCTCTTTCAATAGATATCGGAATATAATTATTACCCTTTATCATGGCTAATACATCAGATTCTTCTTCTCCTTCAAAAAATCCTTCTATGGTTTCGCCAGTTTGAGATACTGCTTTATATTTATATATCATAAAGAACACATCCTAAATAATATATTTTTTTATATTATCTTGGTTAATAGCTTGAGTTAAAATTGTTTCTTTCGTTATTAATCCTTTCTTATATAGATCTAGTAAGGAATTGTCCATAGTTTGCATTTGAAACTTTCCTCCTGTTTGAATTGCTGTATCTATTTGATGGATTTTTTCTTCTCTAATTAGATTCCTTATGGCTGTGGTGGCTACCATAACTTCAAAGGCAGCTATTCTTCCACTACCATCTGACTTTGGTAGCAACTGTTGTGATACTATGGCTTTGATTACTGATGCAAACTGTATTCTCACCTGTTGCTGCTGATGAGGGGGAAATACATCTATTACCCTATCTATAGTCTTAGCAGAACCTATGGTATGTAATGTGGACAATACTAAATGTCCTGTTTCTGCTGCCGTAAGGGCTATGGATATGGTCTCTAAATCTCTCATTTCTCCCACTAATATAACATCTGGATCTTGGCGTAGGGAAGCCCTTAGACTGTTGGCAAAGGAATCGGAGTCTATTCCTATTTCTCTTTGATTTACTATGCTTTGGTTGTGTTTATGGAGATACTCTATAGGGTCCTCCAGTGTTAAAATATGACATTTCCTCTCTTTGTTGATTAAGTTTATCATGGAAGCTAAGGTTGTTGATTTTCCGCTTCCCGTTGGCCCTGTAACTAAAATAAGCCCACGGGGAAGTCTAGCCAAATCTTTGACTACAGAAGGAAGTCCTAGCTCATCAATAGTGGGGACTTCTAAAGGAATTATCCTTAGTGCCATGGCGTAGGAGCCTCTTTGTTTATATGCATTTATTCTATATCTACCTACTCCTGGACTAGAAAAAGAAGTATCTACCTCTCCCTTTTCTTCCAGTTCTTTTACTGTTCTTTCATCTAAAGTTTCATAAACCATGGACTTAGTATCCTCTGGCATTAATTTCTTGCTTTCAAGGGTCAATAATTCACCATTAATCCTTAAAATAGGTGGAGTCCCAACTGTTATATGGATATCAGATGCATTTTTTTTCATTGCTATATTTACTAATTCTACTATATTCATATTATTCTCTCCTATCCCAATGTAAATCCTACTCTTAGTACTTCTTCATAGGAAGTCTTGTGATTTATTGCTAAATTAGCTGCTGATTGTAACAATGTAGTCATTCCTTTTTTTATAGCCTTATTTCTTAATTCATCTATATTGGCATTAGTATCTATTAAATATCTTATTTCTTCGTTTATTGGCATTAGTTCATGTATTGCTGTTCTTTCTTTATATCCATTATTACAAGAACTACATCCTACAGCTTTATTTAATATTAGTTTTTCATCTATATCAATTCCTAAAATTCTTTTTTCTACATCACTTGCCTCATATGATTTTTTACATTTTGGACAAAGCAATTT
Encoded proteins:
- a CDS encoding type II secretion system F family protein; translated protein: MIYKYKAVSQTGETIEGFFEGEEESDVLAMIKGNNYIPISIERDIESDAKIDLFSKKVKKKDLAVFCRQFYTMLDAGIGIVKCLEILEKQSQNKALIKALSGVYESVQKGFTLSESMRKHKKVFPGLLINMVQAGEVSGNLDTIMERMAVHFEKENKLENKIKSAMIYPIILSIVSIGVVIFLLIAVMPTFIGMFESSGQALPLPTQILLNISNWLTEFWYLFLGGVILAVAGLILYKETPSGRITLDTIKLKIPVVKDTNVKIITSRFTRTLSTLMSSGIPLLESIEVVGRVVGNKVVENRLEKSMEDIRKGATLSNAVSETRIFPPMVDSMIKVGEESGALDDILYKTADFYDDEVEVALQRLTTLMEPIMLIVMALIIGFIVIAMAIPMFDMVNTI
- a CDS encoding type IV pilus twitching motility protein PilT; translation: MNIVELVNIAMKKNASDIHITVGTPPILRINGELLTLESKKLMPEDTKSMVYETLDERTVKELEEKGEVDTSFSSPGVGRYRINAYKQRGSYAMALRIIPLEVPTIDELGLPSVVKDLARLPRGLILVTGPTGSGKSTTLASMINLINKERKCHILTLEDPIEYLHKHNQSIVNQREIGIDSDSFANSLRASLRQDPDVILVGEMRDLETISIALTAAETGHLVLSTLHTIGSAKTIDRVIDVFPPHQQQQVRIQFASVIKAIVSQQLLPKSDGSGRIAAFEVMVATTAIRNLIREEKIHQIDTAIQTGGKFQMQTMDNSLLDLYKKGLITKETILTQAINQDNIKKYII